Proteins from a genomic interval of Yarrowia lipolytica chromosome 1E, complete sequence:
- a CDS encoding uncharacterized protein (Compare to YALI0E05863g, similar to Saccharomyces cerevisiae MGM101 (YJR144W); ancestral locus Anc_4.380, similar to uniprot|P32787 Saccharomyces cerevisiae YJR144w MGM101 mitochondrial genome maintenance protein) — MRPTVALVVARGVRAMGYRTAAAATKPAAASATSAPATPAKKPAASSYWRKAASAASTASVSNATKKTPVAASSPAAEPIEADDMPQVDTSTVDQAPTFQYPEGAQSNVFQHMNQREIDWEQSFQGLGSQAFSKEAAQVLQAPLTVEDIEITPDGLLYLPEIKYRRVLNAAFGPGGWGLAPRSDTVVTDKIVTREYGLICEGRLVSVARGEQTYFNEDGVPTASEGCKSNAMMRCCKDLGVASELWEPKFIRKFKAQHCEEVWGTHVVNKRKKKLWKLKGETLAYPYQE; from the coding sequence ATGAGACCTACAGTAGCGCTAGTGGTTGCGCGCGGCGTTCGAGCCATGGGTTACCGAACTGCTGCGGCTGCTACCAAACCCGCTGCGGCTTCCGCCACTTCGGCTCCTGCTACTCCTGCTAAAAAGCCTGCTGCCTCCTCGTACTGGCGAAAagctgcctctgctgcttccaCCGCCTCTGTGAGCAACGCCACCAAGAAGactcctgttgctgcttCATCTCCTGCCGCTGAGCCTATCGAAGCCGACGATATGCCCCAGGTCGACACGTCTACAGTTGACCAAGCACCCACCTTCCAGTATCCTGAGGGAGCCCAATCAAACGTCTTCCAGCATATGAACCAGCGAGAAATCGACTGGGAACAGTCTTTCCAGGGTCTGGGCTCCCAAGCCTTCTCTAAGGAGGCCGCCCAGGTTCTCCAGGCTCCTCTCACAGTCGAAGACATCGAAATCACCCCTGACGGACTGCTGTACCTGCCGGAAATCAAATACCGACGTGTTTTGAATGCGGCGTTCGGACCTGGAGGATGGGGTCTGGCCCCCCGAAGTGACACCGTTGTCACTGACAAGATTGTGACGCGTGAATACGGTCTCATCTGCGAGGGGAgacttgtgtctgtggctcGAGGAGAACAGACCTACTTTAACGAAGACGGCGTTCCTACTGCCTCTGAAGGATGCAAATCCAACGCCATGATGCGATGCTGCAAGGACCTGGGCGTGGCTTCTGAGCTGTGGGAGCCCAAGTTCATCCGAAAGTTCAAGGCCCAGCATTGCGAGGAGGTGTGGGGAACACATGTTGTCAAcaagcgaaagaagaagctgtgGAAGCTCAAGGGAGAGACCCTAGCCTACCCTTACCAGGAGtag
- a CDS encoding uncharacterized protein (Compare to YALI0E05885g, no similarity possibly noncoding), with product MVYTAIRSPPSAVKKVGAMEGNTKFKIQAAEKGVGLKFFVNHKADFIAQVFPTPSVHMKELEF from the coding sequence ATGGTGTACACAGCTATTAGATCCCCACCCTCGGCCGTCAAGAAAGTCGGCGCAATGGAAGGTAACACCAAGTTCAAGATccaagcagcagagaaAGGAGTTGGGCTGAAGTTCTTTGTAAACCACAAAGCGGACTTTATAGCTCAAGTTTTCCCAACACCTTCCGTTCATATGAAGGAGTTGGAATTCTGA
- a CDS encoding uncharacterized protein (Compare to YALI0E05841g, weakly similar to uniprot|O93846 Magnaporthe grisea PATH531 Pathogenicity protein): MFHALGSIASVVFPIFASYRAIKSHDMTYATPWLKYWVVMGIEQALENTFGVVLSVLPLYSLARLVFFAWLVLPQSQGAVRLYDEKVEPFLDRYNTQIEDFFANGHTYVRDYGLQYLSVLVKWLTGKGFDTEAAKSTSANPAPATPVVPQSYMDSVMGYIKSNSPATGGKITRLFDMYRAAGAVGGAVGSREVTETVEIPSSLPHSEQLGLIDKERSRLLAALSSLDARGSLLKSDTKSKSNASLASGVNITASDYSPLLASSSDTEFDVVKSEDVLGLDGNVKDERPNSRGWFWQRHYSKVGEANKAGYEKLVDPPSEPPVSGASMARESEEEEPLIPSNL; the protein is encoded by the exons atgtTCCACGCATTGGG CTCCATCGCCTCGGTGGTATTCCCCATCTTTGCCTCTTATCGAGCCATTAAATCTCACGACATGACCTACGCAACCCCCTGGCTCAAATACTGGGTGGTCATGGGCATCGAACAGGCGCTCGAAAACACATTTGGAGTTGTCCTGTCAGTTCTGCCCCTCTACTCGCTAGCCAGACTCGTTTTTTTCGCCTGGCTGGTGCTGCCCCAGTCCCAGGGCGCTGTGCGACTCTACGACGAGAAAGTCGAGCCCTTCCTCGACCGTTACAATACACAGATTGAGGACTTCTTTGCCAACGGCCACACATATGTGCGAGACTACGGCCTGCAGTACCTCTCTGTGCTAGTTAAATGGCTCACCGGAAAAGGTTTCGACACAGAAGCAGCCAAGAGCACCAGCGCCAACCCCGCTCCTGCCACTCCCGTGGTCCCACAGTCCTACATGGACTCTGTGATGGGCTACATCAAGTCCAACAGCCCTGCCACAGGTGGCAAAATCACGCGGCTGTTCGACATGTACCGAGCGGCCGGAGCGGTTGGCGGTGCAGTAGGCTCTCGAGAGGTAACAGAGACCGTGGAGATCCCCTCGTCTCTGCCGCACTCCGAGCAGCTGGGTCTCATAGACAAGGAGCGCTCTAGACTACTGGCTGCTCTGTCGTCTCTTGATGCTCGTGGATCTTTGCTCAAGAGCGACACAAAGTCGAAATCGAATGCCTCGCTGGCTTCGGGTGTCAACATCACCGCCTCAGACTACTCTCCCTTGTTggcctcttcttctgacaCTGAATTTGACGTTGTCAAGTCGGAAGATGTGCTTGGACTTGATGGGAACGTGAAGGACGAACGTCCCAACTCAAGGGGCTGGTTCTGGCAGCGTCACTACTCCAAGGTTGGCGAGGCCAACAAGGCTGGCTACGAGAAACTCGTAGATCCCCCATCTGAGCCTCCTGTATCTGGGGCGAGTATGGCTCGAGAAtcagaggaggaggagcctctCATTCCCTCCAACCTGTAA